In Rhodospirillales bacterium, a single genomic region encodes these proteins:
- the tsaE gene encoding tRNA (adenosine(37)-N6)-threonylcarbamoyltransferase complex ATPase subunit type 1 TsaE — MTAGKPGRNPARAEAPVPAGGKRPLSIRLDLPDEAATRALAVRLAAAARAGDVFGLKGPLGAGKTAFARAFVAARAALAGVDVAEVPSPTFTLVQTYDFPGDPGQSPTVFHIDLYRIESPAEAVELGLDEAFATGISLVEWPERLGDLLPRSRIEIAFAPGPDDNARIVEIEGFGEGRKRLKEAGYRDR; from the coding sequence ATGACGGCGGGAAAGCCAGGGCGCAACCCCGCGCGGGCCGAAGCCCCCGTTCCGGCCGGAGGGAAAAGACCCTTGAGCATTCGACTCGATCTGCCCGACGAGGCGGCGACGCGGGCCTTGGCCGTGCGCCTCGCCGCCGCCGCGCGCGCGGGCGACGTGTTCGGCTTGAAGGGCCCGCTCGGCGCCGGCAAGACCGCGTTCGCGCGCGCGTTCGTCGCCGCCCGCGCCGCGCTGGCGGGAGTCGACGTCGCCGAAGTGCCGAGCCCGACCTTCACCCTGGTGCAGACCTACGACTTTCCGGGCGACCCGGGACAATCGCCGACCGTGTTTCACATCGACCTCTATCGCATCGAAAGCCCGGCCGAGGCGGTCGAGCTCGGCCTCGACGAAGCGTTCGCGACCGGCATCTCTTTGGTCGAATGGCCCGAGCGGCTCGGCGATCTCCTGCCGCGCTCGCGAATCGAGATCGCCTTCGCGCCCGGGCCGGACGACAACGCGCGAATCGTCGAGATCGAAGGTTTCGGCGAAGGCCGGAAACGGCTCAAGG